The following DNA comes from Candidatus Omnitrophota bacterium.
CGGACAAGTTTGGCATGCCGGCATTAGTTATCACGGAACCGTAGGCGCCGTAATTATTATTACCGGCGACGACGGTCACGACCCGGAAGACGACGGAGTTATAGTCGGTATCCGTATTGTCTACGTATTTCGCGCCCGCCATATTAGTCAGGGAGGCCAAATTGGCCTGCCGCAATTCCCTTGTCATGTACATGACGCCTTTCCTCGCTTCCTGTGTGGCCTGTATCTCCGCGTCTCCCGAATGCCAGGCCGCGCCTCCTATAACAAGGAAACGCGCAAGGATCCCTCCGATAACGACCACTATGCCTATGGTCACCATCAATTCGACCAGGCTTAACCCTTTACGAGGCCCCGTGTTCATCTGTCCGTTACCACCTCTGAAATAATAGCCGGCGATTTCAAATAACCGTTAGCGTCCGCCTGTTCCGTGCCGTCGCGCACGCCGTTAAGCGCTATCCCGCCGCCGCTGCCGTTATCCGCCCCGATTATCCTTCCGCCTTTTTGCCGCCAGGAGACGGAGATGGTCACTCTTTTGAGATCCGTGCTATTGGGAATGGCGTCGACATAGACCACGCCTTTGGCATTCTGGACGGCGAAACCCGGTATATCGAACGTGTTATAGTCGTAATGATTGACTATGTTGAGCTTCTGGTAACGTATCTCTTCAAGTTTCTGCTGGATCGCGTTCGTCGCTAAAGTCAAGTTTCTTGCCGTCTCGCTCAGGTTAAAACAGAGGACATATGCCCCCAAAAGCCCGCCTATCGCGACGAGCATTATCGCGCCCGAGAACATGACTTCCATCAGCGTAAAACCGGATTTCGCGGAACGAAACAACATCTTATCATCCCTCCAATTAGAAGTTTACTATAATGCCGGGTCAATATCAAGACTTTTGCAACGTCCCGCCGCAGCGGGGCTCTTAAGAGGGGAATCTCGTAAAAATTGGCAATTTTTCTTGACTTTTTTGCTCAAAAAATATAAACTAAAACTCAATGAAAGAAGAAAAACTATCATATCGCGGTTTTACTCTTGTTGAAATAATGATAGTTATCGCCATTATAGCTACTTTGGCGGCCATCGCTATCCCTGTCTTCCTCACATCCCGCATAAACGCGAACGAGGCATCGGCTATAGTATCGTGCCGGACGATCGGATCGGCCTGCAACAGCTATTACGCGAATTCCAACCCCCATACTTTTCCGGCTGCCCTGGATAACCTGGCGGCGCCGGATTCCGATCCGCCTTACATCGATTCGGTCCTGGGTGTGACCAAGCAAAAACAGGGTTACAGGTTCAATTATACTTTCATCGACGCGGAGAATTTCGAGTTGAACGCAGAACCGACAACTCCCGGAAGGACGGGGAACAGGTATTTTTTCACGGACAGCACGGGCATAATAAGGGCAAAGAACGGGGGTCAGGCGGGCGAGTCCGATCCCCCGATAGAGTAGGATATGAAAGAGATCAAATTCCCGTTCTTGAATTTGAACAGGACAAAGGTTAAGGTCGGCATAGATATAGGCACTTCTTCCGTAAAGGTATTGGCCCTCTCGCGGAAAAAAACAGGCGGGTTCCAGCTTGATTTTTTCGCCGTCCAGTCTATTGACGGGGACCGCTCGAAAGAGAAGGTAGTCGAAACGATAAAGCGCGCCGTCGCTCCTTCGGAGACCAAGGTCCAGGGCGTAACGATCGCCGTTTCAGGGCAGGGAGTCGTCGTGCGCCAGGTTCTCTTCCCGAAGATGAGCGAGGGCGAATTGAAATCCGCCTTGCAGTTCGAGGCCGAAAAGCATATCCCGTTCAACATAAATGAAGTCTATATAGACGTGCAAGTGATCGATCAGAACGCCGAAGGCAACAAGATGAAGGTCCTCATCGTGGCTTCGAAGAAAGACCTCGTTGACGAGTACATGGGTTATGTCAGCGGGGCGGAGTTGACGGCCGAGGCCATAGATTGCGACGCTATCGCCGTGACGAACGCTTTTATGTTCAATAATCCCGGGTTAGGCAAGGATAAGACGGTCGCCCTTCTGAATATCGGCGCGAGCATGACCAACGTCTGCATACTCAAGAACGAGACGCTCAATTTTACCCGCGATATCCCGGTGGATGTAAAAAGCGCGGATACGCTCGAGAACCAGGTCAGGCTCTCGTTCGACTATTACGAGAACCAGTTCGGCAAAGGGATAGACGGTATATACGTGAGCGGCGGCGGCGCGAAAGAGACGGCGCTGCTGCAGCGTTTCTCCCAGGCTTTCGGGTTTGAGGTCTCGGCATGGGACCCGGTAAAAAACCTGGCGGTCTCCCCTAAAATAGATACGCAGGCCCTTAAGGACGCCTCCGGCCAACTGGCCGTCTGCGTCGGGCTCGCGATAAGAAGGTAGGCGATGATAGAAATAAATCTTTTGCCGCCGCATCTGAAAGCCAGGAAGAGGGAGCCGATGAAGCTGCCTTCGCTGCCCGTCATGCCGGTCGCCGCCGGCATCGTCGTCTTCCTGCTTGTCATACAGGTCCTCTTATGGGTCTTTATCCAGGTAAAAACCGTTTCCCGCGATTCCCTCAAAAAGAAAGCCGTCTCTATCGCCGCGTCGAATAAAGAGGCTATTACAATCGACAGTACCCTGAGGGAGATGTCCTCAAAGGTCGCAATAGTCGATAAACTGTCCGGCTCTAGGTTCGGGCTGGCGAAGATGCTCAATGATATTTCCGATTCTATGACATCGGGCGTCTGGTTGAGGATCATCGATATCAAGAAGGGCGAATCGCCCGCAGAACCCGGCATCCTGAAGGAGGTGCTGGTGATAGAGGGTTCAAGCGTCATCTCCGGGGGCACCGACGAGTACACGATAGGCAAATTCGTCAATTCACTGAAAGAGAACGCGTCCTTCTCGTCGGATTTCGACAATATCGAGATCGCGAAGGAGGAGCGTAAAAAGATACAGAATACCGAGATAATGGATTTTATCGTCATGTGCCATTTTAAGAAGGGGAAGGGGTTATAAAGATATGCCCGCGCCTTTTAACATACCGCGCATCCCAAAGGCCGACCTTGAGAAGATAGTGCTTATAGGGATAGCGGGTTTTATAGTTGTATTCAGCCTGATCCAGTTCCTGATGATCCCTTCTTTTCGCAAGTTAAGCGAGTTAAGGAAAGATATCATCAAGGAAACAGAGACCCTGAAAAAAGATGAGGCCCTCATAGCGAGCAAATCCCAGTTGCAGGCCCGGTTGGCGGCGGCGCAGGAAAAACTCAAAGTTTATGAAAATGCCATGCCGCGTTACAGTGAAATGCCGGGTATCCTGCAGAAGATCGCGGAGGTCGCTTACGAAAATAAGGTCAAGATAATAAAGGTCGAGCCTCTCCGCACGGAGAAAGCCGAGCCGGCAAAACCCAAGGCGGCGCAGGCAAAACCCGAGGCAAAAAAACCCGCCTCTATATATATGGAGATCCCTATACAGGTAGAGGTAAAAGGAGGCTATCACGCCATAGGCCAGTTCATAAACGGCGTCGAGACTGCCGTTAATATTATGTCGATAGGGGATATAGAGATCAAGGCGAACCCCGAGGATATGCAGAACCATAACGCCAGGCTCCTGATAGTCGCTTATGTCCTGCGCGAGGAGACCCAATCGAAATGAGGAACGCGGCATTCATAGGGCTTTTGATCCTTATCGCGTTCGCGCCGTATGCCCCGGGGAACGAAAATTTCAAGTACGACCCCAAAAATAAACGTGACCCGTTCAGGCCCCTTGTCGACAGGGACGGCAACATACTTCCCGAAATGAGGGCGGTTACGGCCAATGTCGAACTGACCCTTGAGGGGATAGTCTGGTCCAGGAACGGGGATTCATATGCTATCGTAGGAGGTTCGGTCGTCAGGGCCGGGGATATCCTGGGAGATTATAAGGTCAAAAATATAGAGAAGACGAGGGTGATCCTCGAAAGAGACGGCGAAGAATCAGTCATAAATTTGAGAGGCGAGGAGGAATAACATGTCCAAGCGCGAAAAGATCTCAATCGTAGGCGTCGTGTTTTTGAGCGCGTTTTTTTACGGGTCCGCATGCGGGCAGGAGCCGCCGGCCGCGCCGGCCGCGGTAGAGCAGCCTGTCGCCGCGCAGCCTGTCGCGGTTCCTCAGCAGGAGCCCGCGTCGGAGAAGAGCACCGTGACCCTTGATTTTAAGGATGCCGATATACAGAATGTCCTCCGGGTACTGGCTTACAAGAGCGGCGTAAATATCGTTACGGGCAAGGAGGTCGTGGGGACCGTCACTATACGGCTTGTGGATGTGCCGTGGGAACAGGCGCTGGACGTCATCCTTAATACATACGGTTTCGCGTATGAACGCGAAGGCAACATCATCACAGTCTCGACCGTTGACGCCCTGAAGGAACGCAGGGAGAAGAAGAAGGAATTGACCGAGATAGAGGGCGTCAGCAGCAGGGTCTTCAATTTACAATATCTCGACGCGCAGGACGCCAAGAAGATGCTTGAGCCGCAGTTGTCGCCGCAGGGCAAGATATCGGTCCTTGAGGTAACCGGGCAGAAAGGGTGGAAGATCGGCGTGCCGCAAGCCGGTGGCCAGTCGACGGATGAAGGCAAAGAGAGAAGGGAAAGGGAAAACTCCAGGTCGCGCTCGCTGGTGGTGACCGATACGTTGACCTATCTCGACAGGATGTCGAAGATATTAAAAGAGATGGATGTCAAGCCCGTCCAGATCCTTATAGAGGCGAGGATAATGGAGGTCAGCAAGAACGTCCTGAGGGATATAGGGATGGAGTGGAGCACCGGGTCAAGACTGCAGAACCACCAGGCCTTGACTACGGCAGGGGTCCTGAACGGTGGGGTTAAAGTGAAGTTCGGCAGCGCTTCTAAGACGACAGGCACGATATCGGGAAGCAATTATTCTCAATCGGAGCCTACCGACCCTCTCGGTTATCAGCCTTCAAATTTCAATCCGCTTTCCACGAACCTCAACCCTTATAACGCGGGGCTCCAGCTGCTCTACCAGAAACTCTTCGGGACGCAGATGGAAGCTATGGTCCACGCGCTTGAGGAAGATGTGAGGACCAATACGCTGTCCGCGCCTAAGATACTGACGCTTTCCGGCCAGGAAGCGATCATCCTTATCGGCACGAAGTATCCGATAGTCGAGAGCAGTATTTCAGGCACTTCGGGTACCGCGACAGAGAACCTGGCTTATTACCAGGATATAGGCGTCCAGCTTTATGTAGTCCCCCAGGTAAGCGGTGACGAAAAATTCATTAACATGATAGTCCATCCGGTCATTTCCGAGAGAACGGCGCTCACCGTCGGGTTGAATGATTACCCGGTCATAGACACGAGAGAGACAGAGACCCAGATCTTGATGGCGGACGGCGAAACGATAGTCATCGGCGGCCTTCTCAGGAACGTCAAATCGAAGAGCAGGATAGGGATACCAATATTGGGAGACATCCCGGTCATCGGCAACCTCTTTTCGCGGGCGACCAACAATACCGATAAAATAGACCTCCTTATATTCATAACGGCAAGGGTTGTAAGGCCGGGAGAGTTCACCGACCAGGAGATGGC
Coding sequences within:
- a CDS encoding prepilin-type N-terminal cleavage/methylation domain-containing protein, whose protein sequence is MLFRSAKSGFTLMEVMFSGAIMLVAIGGLLGAYVLCFNLSETARNLTLATNAIQQKLEEIRYQKLNIVNHYDYNTFDIPGFAVQNAKGVVYVDAIPNSTDLKRVTISVSWRQKGGRIIGADNGSGGGIALNGVRDGTEQADANGYLKSPAIISEVVTDR
- the pilM gene encoding pilus assembly protein PilM → MKEIKFPFLNLNRTKVKVGIDIGTSSVKVLALSRKKTGGFQLDFFAVQSIDGDRSKEKVVETIKRAVAPSETKVQGVTIAVSGQGVVVRQVLFPKMSEGELKSALQFEAEKHIPFNINEVYIDVQVIDQNAEGNKMKVLIVASKKDLVDEYMGYVSGAELTAEAIDCDAIAVTNAFMFNNPGLGKDKTVALLNIGASMTNVCILKNETLNFTRDIPVDVKSADTLENQVRLSFDYYENQFGKGIDGIYVSGGGAKETALLQRFSQAFGFEVSAWDPVKNLAVSPKIDTQALKDASGQLAVCVGLAIRR
- the pilO gene encoding type 4a pilus biogenesis protein PilO: MPAPFNIPRIPKADLEKIVLIGIAGFIVVFSLIQFLMIPSFRKLSELRKDIIKETETLKKDEALIASKSQLQARLAAAQEKLKVYENAMPRYSEMPGILQKIAEVAYENKVKIIKVEPLRTEKAEPAKPKAAQAKPEAKKPASIYMEIPIQVEVKGGYHAIGQFINGVETAVNIMSIGDIEIKANPEDMQNHNARLLIVAYVLREETQSK
- a CDS encoding secretin and TonB N-terminal domain-containing protein; the protein is MSKREKISIVGVVFLSAFFYGSACGQEPPAAPAAVEQPVAAQPVAVPQQEPASEKSTVTLDFKDADIQNVLRVLAYKSGVNIVTGKEVVGTVTIRLVDVPWEQALDVILNTYGFAYEREGNIITVSTVDALKERREKKKELTEIEGVSSRVFNLQYLDAQDAKKMLEPQLSPQGKISVLEVTGQKGWKIGVPQAGGQSTDEGKERRERENSRSRSLVVTDTLTYLDRMSKILKEMDVKPVQILIEARIMEVSKNVLRDIGMEWSTGSRLQNHQALTTAGVLNGGVKVKFGSASKTTGTISGSNYSQSEPTDPLGYQPSNFNPLSTNLNPYNAGLQLLYQKLFGTQMEAMVHALEEDVRTNTLSAPKILTLSGQEAIILIGTKYPIVESSISGTSGTATENLAYYQDIGVQLYVVPQVSGDEKFINMIVHPVISERTALTVGLNDYPVIDTRETETQILMADGETIVIGGLLRNVKSKSRIGIPILGDIPVIGNLFSRATNNTDKIDLLIFITARVVRPGEFTDQEMAMVKQALEAGQANVTPAAEPEKKEKKKEDKKKEKPAAPVAAEGFSKSNRGYLSK
- a CDS encoding prepilin-type N-terminal cleavage/methylation domain-containing protein — translated: MKEEKLSYRGFTLVEIMIVIAIIATLAAIAIPVFLTSRINANEASAIVSCRTIGSACNSYYANSNPHTFPAALDNLAAPDSDPPYIDSVLGVTKQKQGYRFNYTFIDAENFELNAEPTTPGRTGNRYFFTDSTGIIRAKNGGQAGESDPPIE